Proteins co-encoded in one Coraliomargarita parva genomic window:
- the speD gene encoding adenosylmethionine decarboxylase, with amino-acid sequence MLDSNAATQARAPMECHAPMGCHLLLEFSGCDAKSLLDPRMMEANMEQVVDDSGATRVKTVFHQFAPQGVSGVIVIAESHVTVHTWPEHGYAAFDIFTCGERVVALRIKQGLIDWLKPGHVSSREFERRPAGINPKDNTR; translated from the coding sequence ATGCTTGATTCCAACGCAGCCACGCAAGCCCGTGCCCCCATGGAGTGTCATGCTCCCATGGGGTGCCATCTGCTGCTTGAGTTCTCCGGGTGCGATGCGAAATCGCTGCTTGATCCGCGCATGATGGAGGCAAATATGGAGCAGGTCGTCGACGATAGTGGCGCAACTCGTGTGAAGACGGTCTTCCACCAATTTGCACCGCAGGGCGTAAGCGGGGTAATCGTTATCGCAGAGAGCCACGTGACCGTACACACGTGGCCGGAACATGGTTATGCGGCCTTCGACATCTTCACTTGTGGCGAGCGAGTGGTGGCACTGCGCATCAAGCAGGGACTCATTGACTGGCTCAAGCCCGGGCATGTTTCTTCGCGCGAGTTTGAACGTCGCCCCGCGGGCATAAACCCGAAAGACAATACGCGGTGA
- a CDS encoding DUF350 domain-containing protein: MFYQPVFAASEWLDVSVARQVLDSQAVVYVAIALTVLIIAKIINSMLSAYQLDEELTAKDNKAIGVSFSAFLLSVAIIVWGVLVSPSSTVNGVNLSDHFWADLASTFIWSVIGVGLLLVARVINDKLLLPKFEVRKELVSDRNVGTGAVLAGSYLAAAFVVQVSVMGEGQGNFLTDLGLTLAYFFVGQLCLVVFGFVYQAVTPYDLHQEIEKDNVAAGISFGGALTACGILTAGYLSYSPSLPGLVVWFIISTFLLLACRYVIDKVVLPKSAVDEEIQRDQNWGVALIETACMVGVSFIIIASFG; this comes from the coding sequence ATGTTTTATCAACCCGTTTTTGCAGCCTCCGAGTGGCTCGATGTCAGTGTTGCTCGTCAGGTTCTTGATTCTCAGGCGGTGGTCTACGTTGCCATCGCCCTGACTGTTCTCATTATCGCCAAGATCATCAACAGCATGCTGTCGGCTTATCAGTTGGACGAGGAACTGACTGCCAAAGACAACAAAGCGATCGGCGTGAGCTTCTCGGCTTTTCTGCTCAGTGTGGCCATTATCGTATGGGGCGTGCTGGTTTCACCATCTTCCACCGTCAATGGTGTAAACCTTAGCGATCACTTCTGGGCGGACCTTGCCTCGACATTCATCTGGAGCGTCATCGGGGTGGGGCTGCTTCTGGTCGCCCGCGTGATCAACGACAAGTTGCTGCTTCCCAAATTCGAGGTCCGCAAGGAATTGGTAAGCGACCGTAATGTTGGCACCGGTGCCGTTCTGGCTGGTTCCTATTTGGCTGCGGCGTTCGTGGTGCAGGTGTCAGTCATGGGCGAAGGTCAGGGCAACTTCCTGACCGACCTTGGCCTCACCCTCGCATACTTCTTTGTCGGGCAATTGTGCTTAGTTGTATTCGGCTTTGTTTACCAAGCTGTGACACCATACGATCTCCACCAAGAAATAGAAAAGGACAATGTCGCCGCCGGTATATCCTTCGGAGGTGCATTGACCGCATGCGGCATCCTGACCGCGGGATACTTGAGCTACTCACCTTCACTGCCCGGCTTGGTCGTATGGTTTATCATCAGCACCTTCCTCCTGCTCGCCTGCCGTTATGTGATCGACAAGGTCGTATTGCCGAAGTCTGCAGTAGATGAAGAAATTCAGCGCGACCAGAACTGGGGCGTGGCGCTGATCGAAACCGCCTGTATGGTCGGTGTGTCTTTCATCATCATCGCTTCCTTCGGTTAA
- a CDS encoding ParA family protein: MSATVFTIANQKGGVGKTTTAINLSYAMAEQGIRTLLVDLDPQANATSGLGLEKSEGGSLYGPLCGEGSALEKVQPVGASDCLFVIPSEVDMAAIEIELVQRDNYLIQLRECLQPLRESGDFDAIILDCPPALGMLSMNSLAAADYLLIALQCEYLAMEGLGQILKVVEKLREAGVNDGLELGGILMTMFDQRTNLAHQVVGEVRNHFDELVFRNMIPRSIRLSEAPSFGQSIFEYDPHSSGANAYRYLADEIIQRFTLGAS, encoded by the coding sequence ATGTCTGCTACCGTATTTACGATTGCGAACCAGAAGGGCGGTGTTGGGAAAACGACCACCGCGATTAATCTCAGCTATGCCATGGCAGAGCAGGGCATTCGTACCCTTTTGGTCGATTTGGATCCACAGGCCAATGCAACCAGTGGCTTGGGGTTGGAAAAGAGCGAAGGCGGCAGCCTCTACGGCCCGCTTTGCGGCGAGGGTTCGGCTCTCGAAAAGGTGCAACCGGTGGGGGCTAGCGATTGCCTGTTTGTCATTCCTTCCGAGGTGGATATGGCGGCGATTGAGATCGAGCTCGTGCAGCGGGACAACTATCTGATCCAGTTGCGGGAATGCCTTCAGCCTTTGCGCGAGTCGGGTGATTTTGATGCCATCATTCTCGACTGCCCGCCGGCCCTCGGGATGCTTTCGATGAATAGCCTGGCTGCCGCGGATTATCTGTTGATTGCCTTGCAATGCGAATATCTGGCAATGGAGGGCTTGGGGCAGATACTTAAAGTCGTGGAGAAGCTGCGTGAAGCCGGTGTTAACGACGGCCTGGAGCTGGGCGGGATCTTGATGACAATGTTCGACCAGCGGACCAATCTTGCCCATCAAGTGGTCGGGGAAGTTCGGAACCACTTTGATGAATTGGTCTTTCGCAATATGATCCCACGCTCGATTCGTTTGAGCGAGGCTCCTAGCTTTGGGCAGTCGATCTTCGAGTACGACCCCCACAGTTCCGGGGCGAATGCCTATCGCTACCTGGCTGACGAGATCATCCAGCGCTTCACGCTCGGGGCATCCTGA
- a CDS encoding AAA family ATPase — MSNAYGIAGQALKDYEPLKNKAVSCGGYSSFQIDFELRFALFLTALIDGDTNSSERAFVRAVKDCLNWSDLHEQLLKDRITSLPSYDFEHFVAARHNPDLGLLIFKVAGVLAAYDCDLSQDERLFFKNLEGILAPGQGEALLNEALGLCKRQPAFTDASLLGNAPIPVQNFTTVHESVEVCLAELNELIGLDDVKHEVERLTRYLEIQAQRRQHQLKQPPLTLHMVFTGNPGTGKTTVARVIAKVFRSLNILKKGHLVETDRMGLVGQYVGHTAKKTDEVVRQALDGILFIDEAYSLVSKSGENDFGAEAIDTLVKRIEDYRDRLVVIVAGYPREMEEFIETNPGLRSRFSTSVYFPNYAVSELLDILKSFCNKNEYHLSEEAEQKACELFDDVLGSDEQHFGNGRYVRNLFEQAIRNQALRLSLRKDELLRKELMLLKAEDFASCSSKRSSLEAE, encoded by the coding sequence GTGAGCAACGCATACGGCATAGCAGGGCAAGCACTTAAGGATTACGAACCGCTAAAAAACAAAGCCGTGTCCTGTGGTGGATATTCCAGCTTCCAGATCGATTTTGAATTACGCTTCGCGTTGTTTCTAACCGCACTGATTGACGGTGACACCAACAGCTCCGAGCGTGCATTCGTCCGAGCTGTCAAGGACTGCCTCAACTGGTCGGATCTGCACGAGCAGTTACTGAAAGATCGTATAACCAGTCTTCCCTCTTACGATTTTGAGCATTTTGTGGCCGCACGCCACAATCCGGATCTAGGTCTCTTGATCTTCAAGGTCGCCGGCGTTCTCGCGGCCTATGACTGCGACTTGTCCCAAGACGAGCGTTTGTTCTTCAAGAACTTGGAAGGCATCTTGGCACCCGGTCAGGGCGAGGCATTGCTCAACGAAGCGCTGGGCTTATGCAAGCGCCAACCGGCTTTTACGGATGCGTCCCTGCTGGGTAACGCACCTATTCCGGTCCAAAATTTCACGACGGTCCATGAGTCAGTCGAGGTATGTCTCGCCGAACTCAATGAGCTTATCGGACTTGATGACGTCAAACACGAAGTCGAACGACTTACACGCTATCTAGAGATACAGGCCCAACGTCGTCAGCACCAACTGAAACAACCACCGTTAACCTTGCACATGGTCTTCACCGGTAACCCCGGCACAGGTAAGACCACAGTGGCACGGGTCATTGCCAAGGTCTTTCGGTCACTGAATATATTGAAGAAAGGCCATCTGGTTGAAACGGACCGCATGGGACTCGTCGGTCAATATGTTGGCCATACCGCAAAAAAGACCGACGAGGTGGTGCGCCAGGCTTTGGACGGCATCCTCTTTATTGACGAAGCCTACAGCCTAGTCAGTAAAAGTGGCGAGAATGACTTTGGTGCAGAGGCGATCGACACACTCGTCAAGCGCATAGAAGATTACCGCGACCGTCTAGTCGTTATCGTTGCCGGCTACCCTAGGGAAATGGAGGAGTTTATCGAAACCAATCCCGGGTTGCGTTCACGCTTTTCCACAAGTGTTTACTTCCCGAACTACGCGGTCAGTGAGCTACTGGATATCCTCAAGTCATTCTGCAACAAGAACGAATATCATTTGAGCGAGGAAGCCGAGCAGAAGGCATGCGAGCTATTCGACGATGTTCTGGGATCCGACGAGCAACACTTTGGAAACGGGCGTTATGTCCGCAACCTTTTCGAACAGGCGATACGCAATCAGGCATTGCGCTTATCCCTTCGCAAGGACGAACTGCTCCGCAAAGAGCTTATGCTACTCAAGGCCGAAGATTTTGCATCTTGTTCAAGCAAGAGAAGCTCCTTGGAAGCGGAATAG
- a CDS encoding PEP-CTERM sorting domain-containing protein, which yields MLRPTNLLAIAVLLSSSTTYAVISLDGSSGWSAITYSSPAQSDFIGDQGTGQGAADIVGSANGSAPFYAGFYKAYDDKGTESLLDDEIAFRVRLSEFGGTTYQGTPGYAKYLIVGIDIGGEGALDLFVAANSQNIRYYATGDDLNISPSTTSVSELSAYAQTVGGQNTLSSSIFTYLPVSATTDSTTPLDTDLGNDGLDYFASFKLSMSTVILAAEDSYLESNPGGTPPTLDLMTAMTFLVATSTQPNAYNQDLGGYDNQGGAVSKQDTTTWVELGAASDPYTADGTSPVPEPATYALLLGLAVLGCVKLRRR from the coding sequence ATGCTACGCCCTACCAATCTGCTTGCGATAGCCGTACTGCTATCCTCTTCTACTACTTATGCCGTAATCTCACTGGATGGATCGTCCGGTTGGAGCGCGATTACCTATTCCTCGCCGGCCCAGTCGGATTTCATCGGCGACCAAGGTACCGGACAAGGAGCTGCTGATATCGTAGGGAGTGCCAATGGTAGTGCCCCCTTTTATGCAGGCTTTTACAAAGCTTACGATGATAAGGGAACCGAGAGTCTCCTGGATGATGAAATTGCCTTCCGGGTGCGCCTGAGTGAATTCGGAGGGACCACATATCAAGGTACTCCCGGCTATGCGAAATACCTGATTGTGGGGATCGATATAGGTGGCGAAGGCGCTTTGGATCTATTTGTCGCAGCTAATAGCCAGAATATTCGCTATTATGCGACCGGTGATGATCTGAATATCTCCCCCAGTACTACCAGCGTCAGCGAGTTGTCCGCATATGCGCAAACAGTTGGAGGGCAAAATACCCTGAGTTCTTCAATATTTACCTACTTACCTGTCAGTGCGACGACTGATTCGACCACTCCTCTGGACACAGATCTGGGGAATGACGGGCTGGATTATTTTGCAAGCTTCAAGCTCAGCATGTCGACCGTCATCTTGGCTGCCGAAGATTCGTACCTGGAGTCCAATCCTGGTGGCACACCTCCGACTTTGGATCTCATGACCGCGATGACATTCTTGGTTGCGACTTCCACTCAACCGAATGCCTACAATCAGGATTTGGGTGGGTATGATAATCAAGGCGGTGCGGTGAGTAAGCAGGATACCACAACATGGGTCGAGCTGGGGGCAGCTTCGGATCCATACACGGCCGATGGCACCTCTCCCGTCCCGGAACCGGCGACCTATGCCTTGTTGCTCGGCTTGGCAGTTCTGGGGTGCGTCAAACTTCGCCGTCGCTAG
- a CDS encoding polyamine aminopropyltransferase encodes MNVSSQVAPSPGQGKPCSIYGWSLGVAMFSMGACGLAYEYTFSKVASDLLGNSVRQWAIVIAIMLFTMGLGADLQKHVDRKGIADKLIGSQLLLGLSGAFGPLAMIRVFAWDPVHFALIQYGFTALVGLLIGFEIPLMLRLNEGKDIDVRFNIARVLKMDYIGALIGALVWVFVLINFFSITQIAFLVALATFATSAFCTYLFWPMLRWRSPLLAMLTLSIAATLVGLLQAQAWANAAEQALYRDEVVFSHTTQYQHIVLTKGAHDRVNCYINGHIQFSSVDEYIYHENLVHPVMTLAPRRDRVLILGGGDGLALREVLKYPDVREVVLVDIDPAMTRLACENDYLRELNAGSLLDARVVNIKNQAIGEPLATALNITKRGLRYDREVSEEVSVSVYNLDAANFVRQAPGRFNVILMDFPDPNSPDLAKLYSLPFYEAMKQKLTADGLFAQQSTSPIHAKEVFLCIGRTLEAAGFAAVPYHDNVPSFGEWGWWIGGNARLYETKSILGMVEEAQTINEHTRYLTPEVMQASFTFGKGQLQAERDGITTLTSSTIYQLYLKAWETTL; translated from the coding sequence GTGAATGTCTCATCCCAAGTTGCCCCCTCGCCTGGTCAGGGCAAGCCATGCAGTATTTACGGTTGGAGCTTGGGAGTGGCTATGTTCTCTATGGGAGCTTGCGGACTCGCCTATGAATACACATTCAGCAAGGTCGCATCGGATTTGCTAGGCAACAGTGTACGTCAATGGGCGATCGTCATTGCAATTATGCTCTTCACTATGGGACTGGGGGCCGACTTGCAAAAGCATGTCGACCGAAAGGGCATTGCCGACAAGCTAATCGGCAGCCAGTTGCTTCTCGGGTTGTCCGGGGCATTCGGGCCACTCGCGATGATCCGGGTGTTTGCATGGGACCCCGTCCATTTCGCGTTGATCCAGTATGGCTTCACTGCGCTTGTCGGTTTGCTCATCGGCTTTGAGATTCCGCTGATGCTGCGCCTGAACGAGGGCAAGGACATCGACGTGCGCTTCAATATCGCGCGGGTGCTCAAGATGGATTACATCGGTGCGTTGATCGGTGCACTCGTCTGGGTGTTCGTGCTGATCAACTTCTTCTCGATTACGCAGATTGCTTTCCTCGTTGCACTCGCCACATTCGCCACATCGGCATTTTGCACTTATCTGTTCTGGCCAATGCTACGCTGGCGCAGTCCCTTACTGGCGATGCTGACATTGTCCATCGCAGCGACTTTGGTCGGGCTGCTCCAGGCCCAGGCGTGGGCAAATGCGGCGGAGCAGGCACTTTACCGCGATGAGGTGGTGTTTTCGCACACGACGCAATACCAACACATTGTGCTGACCAAGGGAGCGCATGACCGCGTTAATTGCTACATAAACGGTCACATCCAGTTTTCCTCTGTGGACGAATACATCTACCACGAGAACCTGGTCCACCCCGTGATGACTCTGGCACCACGCCGTGACCGCGTGCTCATCCTTGGCGGCGGGGATGGCCTGGCTCTGCGGGAAGTATTAAAATACCCGGACGTGCGAGAGGTCGTGCTCGTGGACATTGATCCGGCGATGACCCGGTTGGCTTGCGAGAACGACTACTTGCGTGAACTGAACGCAGGCAGCCTGCTCGATGCACGTGTGGTCAACATCAAGAACCAGGCGATCGGCGAACCGCTGGCTACAGCATTGAACATAACAAAGCGGGGATTGCGCTATGACCGTGAGGTATCCGAGGAGGTCAGTGTGTCGGTGTATAATTTGGACGCAGCCAATTTTGTGCGACAGGCTCCCGGGCGTTTCAACGTGATACTGATGGACTTTCCCGATCCGAATTCACCGGACCTAGCAAAACTATACAGCCTGCCTTTCTACGAAGCGATGAAACAGAAACTGACTGCGGACGGATTGTTCGCGCAACAGTCAACATCTCCAATCCACGCCAAGGAAGTTTTTCTGTGCATTGGCCGCACTCTTGAAGCAGCCGGCTTCGCGGCAGTTCCTTACCATGACAACGTGCCCTCGTTTGGAGAATGGGGCTGGTGGATTGGTGGCAACGCCAGACTTTACGAAACCAAATCGATCCTCGGCATGGTGGAAGAGGCCCAAACCATAAATGAACATACCCGCTATCTCACACCCGAGGTGATGCAGGCGTCGTTCACCTTTGGCAAAGGCCAGCTTCAAGCCGAACGGGACGGTATCACCACCCTGACCTCATCGACCATCTATCAATTATATTTGAAGGCATGGGAGACCACACTATGA
- a CDS encoding potassium channel protein, giving the protein MIFFLRRWFANRERLAFKLVNALIVALLLNVTFGVLFYFAERNAQEGLTLVDSLWWAMVTMTTVGYGDFFATTWVGRFLVSYPCFILGIGIIGYLLGVVAEGMIDRLSRKRKGFMKIKHTGHIIICNCPHTDKVLRIADELRFHDSKLPIVVVADNLEENPSEFVEKNIDFVRGRPVVETIMLQANIIESSGIIILARDPCDPACDAESYATGSIVEQIGDDAGKELRTVVEVINPKNERMMTRARIDGLVMADGLSDRLLVQELLTPGSQNVFSQLLTTTEGSEIYTIDSSHDSGKFIDLQIEVLRFSDDVQIIGIVRQGSVMLNPGRSTEIEPGDRYIALARNRSCIDSFKTQLSEIKL; this is encoded by the coding sequence ATGATTTTTTTCCTTCGCAGATGGTTTGCTAACCGAGAACGGTTGGCCTTCAAGCTGGTAAACGCCCTTATTGTGGCGTTGCTACTGAATGTGACCTTCGGAGTGCTGTTCTACTTCGCGGAGAGAAACGCACAAGAGGGACTCACACTAGTCGACTCACTCTGGTGGGCCATGGTCACAATGACAACCGTGGGCTACGGCGATTTCTTTGCTACGACGTGGGTGGGACGTTTCTTGGTATCCTATCCTTGTTTCATTCTAGGGATCGGGATCATCGGTTACCTGCTAGGTGTAGTTGCCGAGGGCATGATCGACCGCCTATCACGCAAACGAAAAGGCTTTATGAAAATCAAACACACAGGGCATATTATTATATGTAATTGTCCACACACAGACAAGGTGCTGCGTATTGCCGATGAATTGCGTTTCCACGACTCGAAACTGCCAATCGTCGTTGTCGCCGATAATCTGGAGGAAAACCCGTCGGAATTCGTCGAGAAGAATATCGATTTTGTTCGCGGACGGCCCGTGGTGGAAACCATCATGCTGCAGGCCAATATTATCGAATCGTCCGGTATAATCATCCTGGCGCGCGATCCATGTGATCCAGCCTGCGATGCGGAATCCTATGCCACGGGTTCCATCGTCGAGCAGATCGGCGACGATGCCGGGAAGGAACTGAGGACCGTCGTGGAGGTTATCAATCCGAAGAACGAGCGTATGATGACGCGTGCGCGCATCGACGGCTTGGTCATGGCCGATGGGTTGTCGGACCGGCTACTGGTGCAGGAGCTGTTGACGCCCGGTTCGCAGAATGTCTTCTCCCAGTTGCTGACCACGACCGAAGGCAGCGAGATCTATACGATCGACTCATCGCACGACAGTGGTAAATTCATCGACCTACAGATTGAGGTGCTGAGGTTCTCCGATGATGTTCAGATTATCGGCATTGTGCGTCAGGGCAGTGTGATGCTCAACCCCGGCCGCTCTACAGAGATCGAGCCCGGTGACCGTTACATCGCGCTGGCTCGCAACCGCAGTTGCATCGATTCATTCAAAACCCAACTATCAGAAATCAAACTATGA
- a CDS encoding tyrosine recombinase XerC — protein sequence MPEPAEIPELEAFCAYLALERRTSGYTVRNYRAAVLNFVEWLQLSGKWSGRFDAVRPVQVRSFLVEQGRRLSRRTLHNHVSGLRAFYVYLRRKGAVATNPFTGVTLPKLQKNLPKFLTESQMRGLLNAPLLLWKDGKLGEFDAFRDTLILELLYGGGLRVSELCGLRHQDVDTGQGVARVFGKGRKERLCPLGPVAMQCLKTFVSRFELEAGLDAPVVCQRNGKPMSPRQVQSLLKTHLAAAELPLDMTPHKLRHSYATHLLDNGADLRAVQELLGHANLSTTQVYTHVSIARLKEAHRQAHPRA from the coding sequence ATGCCGGAGCCTGCTGAGATTCCTGAACTCGAGGCTTTCTGCGCATATCTTGCATTGGAGCGCAGAACGTCCGGGTATACTGTGCGCAATTACCGTGCGGCGGTCCTGAATTTCGTCGAATGGCTGCAGCTGTCCGGCAAGTGGTCCGGCCGCTTCGATGCGGTTCGTCCTGTTCAGGTCCGTTCGTTTTTGGTGGAGCAGGGGCGCCGCTTGTCGCGTCGAACCCTGCACAACCATGTGTCGGGTCTGCGTGCCTTTTATGTGTATTTACGTCGGAAAGGGGCGGTCGCTACCAACCCGTTTACCGGCGTGACCCTTCCGAAGTTGCAGAAGAATCTGCCCAAGTTCCTGACCGAGTCCCAAATGAGAGGCTTGCTGAATGCACCACTCCTGCTTTGGAAGGATGGGAAGCTGGGGGAGTTTGATGCTTTTCGTGATACCCTGATCTTGGAGTTGCTTTATGGCGGTGGTTTACGTGTGAGCGAGCTCTGTGGCTTGCGGCATCAGGATGTCGATACGGGGCAGGGGGTTGCGCGCGTGTTTGGCAAGGGGCGCAAAGAGCGGCTCTGCCCGCTCGGCCCGGTGGCGATGCAGTGCCTGAAAACTTTCGTGTCTCGTTTTGAACTCGAAGCAGGATTGGATGCGCCGGTTGTCTGTCAGCGAAACGGCAAGCCGATGAGCCCCCGGCAAGTGCAGAGTCTGCTCAAGACCCATTTGGCGGCGGCTGAATTGCCGCTCGATATGACACCGCACAAGCTTAGGCACTCCTACGCCACACATCTCTTGGACAATGGTGCTGACCTTCGGGCCGTTCAGGAGCTGCTGGGGCACGCAAACCTTTCGACCACTCAGGTCTATACGCATGTGTCTATTGCGCGACTGAAGGAGGCGCACCGTCAGGCGCATCCCAGAGCTTAG
- a CDS encoding PspA/IM30 family protein — MSIFKRIFKIGEASVNKVVDKMENPELMLDQAIRDKEKQIREAKKSVQECIATERQTKTLLEKEKADKFAWEQKAEAAMRSNREDLAVKALQRATEHEQKAAALEPNWQSQRDSVDELKKDIISMENQLAEYKRNKDFILAQSKAASVKKDIYEAKARITKKHNADDLMARLQAKAERQAYEADAAKEMAQDMTADSLEDEFANLGSSGNSPEVNDKLAALKAKMGNQSENA; from the coding sequence ATGAGCATCTTTAAGCGTATTTTCAAAATCGGAGAAGCTTCCGTAAACAAGGTTGTCGACAAGATGGAAAACCCCGAGCTAATGCTCGATCAGGCCATCCGCGACAAGGAAAAGCAAATCCGCGAAGCCAAGAAGTCCGTGCAGGAGTGCATCGCCACGGAGCGCCAAACCAAGACCCTGCTCGAAAAGGAAAAGGCAGACAAGTTTGCATGGGAACAGAAAGCCGAAGCCGCAATGCGCTCCAACCGCGAAGACCTCGCAGTCAAGGCGCTGCAGCGTGCCACCGAACATGAGCAAAAGGCCGCAGCTCTCGAGCCGAACTGGCAGTCACAGCGTGATTCGGTTGATGAACTGAAAAAAGACATTATCTCGATGGAAAACCAGTTGGCCGAATACAAGCGCAACAAGGATTTCATCCTCGCGCAGAGCAAAGCCGCCAGCGTCAAAAAGGACATCTACGAGGCAAAGGCACGCATCACAAAGAAGCATAATGCTGACGACCTGATGGCACGCCTGCAGGCAAAGGCTGAACGCCAGGCTTATGAGGCCGATGCGGCCAAGGAAATGGCTCAAGATATGACCGCCGACAGCCTTGAGGATGAATTCGCCAACCTTGGCTCCTCAGGCAACAGTCCAGAGGTCAACGACAAGCTTGCGGCGCTGAAGGCCAAGATGGGCAACCAGTCCGAGAATGCTTGA
- a CDS encoding cytochrome c biogenesis protein translates to MKKLIYIIVALLVAMVFARQFKPEQSDEGFDIQSFAELPVQVGGRIKPLDSAARNTLLVLAGRQKVQTPEGDYLSPIVWFMDLTMKPDRADTYRVFKIEYPDDLGFAGLAQEGQRYYSFNDLRPFFGEIQKLYSKINPEPKKRSAYEQQIADLNDGLILYNRVMHSLHPIGDAERLDKLVDEYSSYVSLIRPGMEALRKQQANEEYDAEALRAFINYGDDYLRLSQIAYLRVVPPPPPVDPLEDWKNVGQELLDVMQGDGLSPYVTSYAALTMSYRAGDAATFNQEVAEMRARFAADFPGDIGRVHYERLFNLSQPFYLSMQLYVLVFLAVCISWLRWPEELSKAAFALLVLAFLIHSFGLVSRMYIQGRPPVTNLYSSAVFVGWGAVLLGTILERLYRNGVGAAMAAVVGFCTLIIAHHLAMSGDTLEMMRAVLDSNFWLATHVIVITFGYSAMFFAGALAIAFVFLGLISRKFSKEAARKLSGMVYGITCFATLFSLVGTILGGIWADQSWGRFWGWDPKENGALMIVLMGAIFLHARWGGICKERGLMALAICGNIITAWSWFGTNLLGVGLHSYGFTDSGFLWMMAFVASQVALILLANLPWQYWRSPFGLDKSLKERKRILIAASGSENSAASDGEV, encoded by the coding sequence GTGAAAAAACTCATCTACATCATCGTCGCTCTGCTGGTCGCCATGGTGTTTGCCCGGCAATTCAAGCCAGAGCAGTCCGACGAGGGCTTTGACATCCAAAGTTTTGCGGAACTGCCGGTCCAAGTGGGCGGACGCATCAAGCCGCTGGACTCGGCCGCCCGCAACACCCTGCTGGTGCTGGCCGGTCGCCAAAAAGTCCAAACTCCGGAAGGTGACTACCTGAGCCCGATCGTCTGGTTTATGGACCTGACCATGAAGCCGGACCGCGCCGACACCTACCGGGTCTTCAAGATCGAATATCCGGACGACTTGGGCTTCGCCGGGCTCGCCCAGGAAGGCCAGCGCTATTATTCCTTCAACGACCTGCGCCCGTTCTTCGGCGAGATCCAGAAACTGTATTCGAAAATCAACCCCGAACCCAAAAAGCGCAGCGCTTACGAGCAGCAAATTGCGGATTTGAACGACGGCCTGATTCTCTACAACCGGGTCATGCACTCGCTGCACCCCATCGGCGACGCGGAACGCCTCGACAAGCTGGTGGATGAATACAGCAGCTACGTCAGCCTGATCCGCCCGGGGATGGAAGCCCTGCGCAAGCAGCAAGCCAACGAGGAGTATGACGCGGAAGCGCTGCGGGCCTTCATCAACTACGGCGACGATTACCTGCGACTGTCGCAGATCGCCTATTTGCGCGTCGTCCCCCCCCCGCCCCCGGTCGACCCGCTCGAGGACTGGAAAAATGTCGGTCAGGAACTGCTGGATGTCATGCAGGGAGACGGGCTCAGCCCCTATGTCACGAGCTATGCGGCCCTGACCATGTCCTACCGGGCCGGTGATGCGGCGACATTCAACCAGGAAGTCGCCGAAATGAGGGCCCGTTTCGCCGCGGATTTCCCGGGTGACATCGGCCGGGTCCATTATGAGCGACTCTTCAATTTGAGTCAGCCCTTCTACCTGTCCATGCAGCTCTACGTACTGGTCTTCCTGGCCGTCTGTATCTCCTGGCTGCGCTGGCCCGAAGAACTCAGTAAAGCAGCCTTTGCTCTTCTGGTACTGGCATTTCTGATTCATAGCTTCGGCCTCGTCTCCCGAATGTACATCCAGGGCCGGCCGCCGGTCACGAACCTCTATTCTTCCGCTGTCTTTGTCGGATGGGGAGCCGTCTTGCTGGGCACCATCCTGGAGCGCCTGTACCGTAATGGTGTCGGGGCAGCCATGGCTGCCGTTGTCGGCTTCTGCACCCTGATCATCGCCCACCACCTGGCCATGAGCGGCGACACGCTTGAAATGATGCGTGCGGTACTGGATTCCAACTTCTGGCTGGCGACCCATGTCATCGTGATCACCTTCGGCTACTCCGCGATGTTCTTCGCAGGTGCCCTCGCCATCGCATTCGTATTTCTCGGCCTAATTTCCAGAAAATTCTCCAAAGAAGCCGCCCGCAAACTCAGTGGCATGGTCTATGGTATCACTTGCTTTGCCACTCTCTTCAGCCTGGTGGGAACCATCCTCGGCGGCATCTGGGCCGACCAAAGCTGGGGCCGTTTCTGGGGATGGGATCCGAAGGAAAACGGCGCGCTCATGATCGTGCTGATGGGGGCCATCTTCCTCCATGCCCGCTGGGGCGGGATCTGCAAGGAACGCGGCCTGATGGCACTGGCCATCTGCGGCAACATCATCACGGCCTGGTCTTGGTTCGGCACCAACCTCCTCGGGGTCGGGCTCCATTCCTACGGATTCACCGACAGCGGATTCCTCTGGATGATGGCCTTCGTCGCCAGTCAGGTCGCTCTCATCCTACTCGCCAACCTGCCCTGGCAGTACTGGCGGAGCCCCTTCGGCCTCGATAAGAGCCTGAAAGAACGCAAGCGTATCCTCATCGCCGCAAGCGGCTCTGAAAACAGCGCAGCTAGCGACGGCGAAGTTTGA